Proteins from a single region of Theileria parva strain Muguga chromosome 1, complete sequence, whole genome shotgun sequence:
- a CDS encoding putative integral membrane protein: MKSIKVLYSAIIGFIVIINEFCLAADDDADGGADGDTGGDGPELPINNPNVRIRTGCNFYENEAYGATPFSQIKREGEPCTITLDPRGDTFMYGCDGPSDPVDCPYHVKADGEDRDFLTLFNTSTVTNKINEFDEHPHVYHIVTGAYTNPFSVSCVCNKADGTTETMIVKSGFKMYGIIGSLLLVAGIMMNI, encoded by the coding sequence ATGAAGTCAATAAAGGTATTGTACAGTGCCATTATTGGGTTTATTGTAATAATCAATGAGTTCTGCCTTGCAGCTGATGATGATGCTGATGGCGGTGCTGATGGTGATACCGGTGGTGATGGTCCTGAATTACCCATTAATAATCCAAATGTACGGATAAGAACAGGGTGTAACTTCTACGAAAACGAGGCTTATGGAGCAACGCCGTTCAGCCAAATAAAGAGGGAGGGAGAACCGTGCACCATAACACTTGATCCGAGAGGAGATACCTTCATGTACGGTTGCGATGGACCATCAGACCCTGTGGATTGCCCTTATCATGTTAAAGCCGACGGGGAGGATAGGGACTTTTTAACGTTATTCAATACGTCCACTGTCACAAACAAGATTAATGAGTTTGATGAGCATCCTCATGTATATCACATTGTCACAGGGGCGTATACAAACCCATTTTCAGTATCATGTGTTTGTAACAAAGCGGATGGAACCACTGAAACAATGATTGTGAAGTCaggttttaaaatgtatggAATTATTGGCTCATTGCTTCTTGTAGCTGGCATAATGATGAATATTTAA
- a CDS encoding 3' exoribonuclease domain 1 protein: MIYTFPMIYFILDSAVNIMINFKRIDERSNYSLRPFSFKLNPLKSGPSCKISVGNVRDEKGNLTGIGGRTSVISILMFSSETKSKNAPGNFHKPHMEVFVRPSSGTIKSSIRSMECTLLKIMQRLVKVDKLGKVTLSLRVQIMEDSGGLLSVCINTLILCLYLSGIEMISVPYSVSVGIVRPSSDSLTAEDLVILDPTDYEIVTYCSTALTILCDPETGEISLITIDSGSGLYGHSLPLIKSLAQKAAVKYMEEVEKLKAGS, translated from the exons ATGATTTACACATTCCCCatgatatattttatacttgaTTCTGCAGTAAatattatgataaatttcaAGAGAATTGATGAAAGGTCAAATTATTCACTTAGGCCCTTTTCCTTTAAGTTAAATCCACTGAAAAGTGGACCTTCCTGTAAAATAAGTGTAGGTAACGTCAGAGATGAGAAAGGGAATCTGACTGGGATCGGAGGCAGGACCTCAGTGATCTcgattttaatgttttccTCTGAAACAAAGTCAAAAAATGCTCCAGGGAACTTCCATAAGCCTCACATGGAGGTTTTCGTTCGGCCTTCCTCAG GTACAATTAAGTCTTCTATTAGAAGTATGGAATGTACATTACTGAAGATAATGCAAAGGTTGGTAAAAGTTGACAAGTTAGGCAAGGTAACACTATCGCTTCGGGTACAAATAATGGAGGATTCTGGAGGACTCTTGTCAGTGTGCATAAACACGCTCATCTTGTGCCTTTACCTGTCTGGAATTGAGATGATTAGTGTGCCATATTCAGTTTCAGTTGGCATTGTTAGACCATCTTCAGACTCTTTAACGGCCGAAGATTTAGTGATTTTGGATCCTACAGACTATGAGATTGTCACTTATTGTTCCACAGCCCTTACTATTCTGTGTGACCCTGAAACTG GGGAAATTTCACTGATTACAATCGACTCTGGAAGTGGCTTATACGGTCACTCATTACCACTAATCAAGTCATTGGCTCAAAAAGCtgctgtaaaatatatggAGGAAGTTGAAAAGTTAAAAGCAGGATCTTAA
- a CDS encoding Noc2p family protein, giving the protein MKKSRKKINKNKFEDENQVDFVESESEVDSDDSEVEFVDEDSDSEHSQYSSDEDGETNNVDLESDDSEPDFDEDTNLPVLTSKLSQKLLDKASSHTHNSVKNLLSVFSSVVGSVASNKISLKSDTKSPKLDVDKAKMKFKYLKNENKRLLKGTADRFSEPSKSSKKAYVVKDWDVYKIFVSSTFDTMAEYLKSKEVTSKKEDVTASAPLVRKFLSTSLVQLAFILDDFDLTRSCLISLSKTHVVKWICVFKSLNRQFVKIVSSLMCGHPQKHTRVDCFSFLSEYLKCLKDHKLMRVKLSFRSYLVNYTKLSESESKSASNSSLDFLLKRCYSSHVKSVMSGITLKNYGLFKLSQNCISELYLKVPYDNLYVFSFKTIGNLAYNVRREWVNTGKEKKPKKKEDSKENKAKKPLKENTTILSVCSWGFIESVNIWINVLSRSDTKMKTLIYPLVTVINSAIKIKISNKRQMPFVLHLLIALNKLLDGTHKFIPIMSLVFHVLDNIKNFKQTVKSKGTLEKSEDIMMKLRLSGKSVNSSQIYKELYKYVGLILIDHLGILSLNPSFPEYTNCICYHLKRYVNSPEVFNDFRNTISSLLSVLNETNATITKLREGVDESALEGFNVFDPDKIPMHKYRQEFLLKFQQLSRDKFISSLQINDL; this is encoded by the exons ATGAAGAAAAGTAGGAAAaagataaataaaaataaatttgaggATGAGAATCAGGTAGATTTTGTAGAATCTGAATCTGAGGTTGATTCTGATGATTCTGAGGTAGAATTTGTGGATGAAGACTCAGATTCCGAACATTCGCAGTATAGCTCAGATGAAGACGGTGAAACTAATAACGTTGATTTGGAATCTGATGATTCAGAGCCTGATTTTGATGAGGATACAAACTTACCAGTTTTGACCTCCAAATTATCACAAAAACTACTTGATAAGGCTTCTAGTCATACACATAATTCAGTAAAAAATCTTTTATCCGTATTCTCATCAGTTGTTGGATCAGTTGCCTCAAATAAAATCAGCCTAAAATCAGATACTAAGAGTCCAAAACTGGATGTTGATAAGGCTAAGATGAAGTTTAAATACTTAAAGAATGAGAATAAAAGATTACTTAAGGGCACAGCGGATCGTTTTTCAGAGCCTTCAAAGTCTTCAAAAAAAGCCTACGTGGTTAAAGATTGGGATGTTTACAAGATATTCGTGTCATCAACTTTTGACACTATGGCTGAATATCTAAAGTCTAAGGAGGTAACATCTAAGAAGGAAGACGTAACTGCATCAGCGCCACTTGTGAGGAAGTTTTTATCAACTTCTCTGGTACAGCTGGCTTTCATATTAGACGACTTTGATTTGACAAGATCATGCTTAATATCACTGAGTAAGACCCATGTGGTGAAGTGGATTTGTGTTTTTAAGAGTTTGAATCGccaatttgtaaaaatagtgtCCTCCTTAATGTGTGGTCATCCTCAAAAACATACGAGAGTTGACTGTTTTAGTTTCCTCTCAGAATACCTAAAGTGCCTAAAGGACCACAAATTAATGCGAGTTAAACTCTCATTTAGGTCATATCTCGTAAATTACACCAAGTTATCAGAGTCTGAATCTAAATCAGCCTCTAACAGTAGTTTAGACTTTTTACTGAAAAGATGTTACTCTAGCCATGTTAAATCAGTAATGAGTGGAATAACACTTAAGAATTACGGACTATTCAAACTTAGTCAGAACTGTATCAGTGAGCTGTACTTGAAAGTTCcatatgataatttatatgttttttcatttaaaacaattGGTAACCTGGCTTACAATGTCAGGAGGGAATGGGTCAACACTGGCAAGGAAAAGAAACCTAAAAAGAAAGAAGATTCAAAGGAAAACAAGGCCAAGAAACCCTTAAAGGAAAATACTACTATATTGTCAGTTTGTTCTTGGGGTTTCATCGAGTCTGTAAATATATGGATAAATGTGCTGTCTAGGTCAGACACTAAAATGAAGacactaatttaccctCTGGTTACTGTAATTAACTCCGCcataaagataaaaatatcaaataaAAGACAAATGCCGTTCGTTTTACACCTCCTAATTGCTCTTAACAAGTTACTGGATGGAACTCACAAGTTCATCCCTATCATGTCACTCGTGTTTCACGTTTTGGACAACATCAAAAACTTCAAACAAACT GTAAAATCCAAGGGCACTTTAGAGAAATCTGAGGATATAATGATGAAGCTTAGGTTAAGTGGTAAGAGCGTGAATTCATCTCAG atttacaAGGAGTTGTACAAGTACGTAGGGCTGATTCTAATAGACCATTTGGGGATTTTATCGCTGAACCCCAGCTTCCCCGAGTATACAAACTGTATATGTTACCACTTGAAGCGATACGTCAATTCTCCTGAAGTCTTTAATGACTTTAGAAACACAATTAGCTCTCTTTTGAGTGTTTTGAACGAGACTAACGCCACAATAACCAAGCTTCGTGAGGGTGTGGATGAGTCTGCGCTGGAGGGTTTCAACGTTTTCGATCCTGACAAGATACCCATGCATAAATACCGACAAGAgtttttactaaaattcCAACAACTTAGCAGGGATAAGTTCATTTCATCACTTCAAATTAATGATCTGTAA
- the PSMB7 gene encoding Proteasome subunit beta type-7, protein MNYDYLKTYMSQKGGWDFSNYSRNSRIQNSINGHNYLKTGTTICGVMGKDSVVLAADTRATQGIIVADKNCSKLHKISDNIYCAGAGVAADLEHTTLWLANNIELHRLNTKKQPRAQMCISMLVHELFKYQGYKQCALILGGFDYTGPHLFSVSPHGSSDSLPFCTMGSGSLNAMTVLEQNYFDGMSVEEAVELAVKAISAGITNDLGSGGNVDVVVLDKNGSKHSRTFKKVCSRTYAAPDNKLTPGTTEYLREHIEHIKKHLVVDQIEVD, encoded by the exons aTGAACTATGATTATTTGAAGACTTATATGTCCCAAAAGGGTGGATGGGACTTTTCCAACTATTCCAGAAATTCAAGAATTCAAAACTCTATCAACG GTCATAATTATCTGAAAACTGGAACAACGATTTGCGGAGTGATGGGAAAGGATTCAGTGGTTTTGGCAGCCGATACCAGAGCCACTCAGGGTATAATAGTTGCAGATAAGAACTGTTCAAAGCTTCATAAGATATCGGATAACATATACTGCGCAGGCGCAGGAGTTGCGGCTGACCTTGAACACACAACTCTATGGCTTGCAAATAACATTGAACTTCATAGACTAAATACTAAGAAACAACCCAGGGCCCAGATGTGTATATCAATGCTGGTACATGAACTCTTTAAGTATCAAGGATACAAACAATGTGCTCTAATTCTTGGAGGTTTCGATTACACTGGACCTCACCTCTTCTCTGTTTCTCCCCATGGATCTTCAGACTCACTTCCATTCTGTACCATGGGCTCTGGATCCCTAAATGCCATGACAGTTCTCGAACAAA ATTATTTTGATGGAATGAGTGTTGAGGAGGCGGTGGAACTGGCGGTAAAGGCAATAAGTGCAGGAATTACCAACGATTTAGGATCGGGCGGAAACGTAGACGTAGTTGTGCTGGATAAAAACGGTTCAAAACACTCGAGAACGTTTAAGAAAGTATGTTCTCGAACCTACGCAGCTCCTGATAATAAGCTAACACCGGGAACCACCGAATACCTCAGAGAACATATTGAACACATTAAAAAACACCTCGTTGTAGATCAAATCGAGGTTGACTAA
- the FIG4 gene encoding SacI-like proteiny domain protein yields the protein MTKYSVIKYCSLYESDSRVTFCEPSGRTVVIEKNNLGVSVFDYSTNDTESKFQFNCYGILGSLTFMNLKYLIVVTKATKCGRLFLDHDVYTINSKKLIPLFYPVNLSSREREFLRLFNDFDISSNFYFSYTYNLANTLQLNLSYKSLSSDKTTLIPGENDWMAFDPVLVDQKYCYNFNHKMDLCSVDERCFGLSLHVIHGYFSESVLNLSGRNITYTLISRRSRFYSGTRYRKRGITGSGQVANDVETEQILHDWSMSRSISSFVLVRGSIPIFWSQDPSESFLKKPPIIYSQNDPTNSSVRSHFMELLSSYGGPLVVLDLLSDNPSTEEGQLSERYRRIIEELNTELPSFLKIMYYSKNIKSLLEKGVAKQMVKDVVDTVMNTLKLTYLPAFNSNTISCTNVVNPQNHSTDMIIQKGVIRISCLDCLDRTSAFSKHLSLRMLKYQLELIGIRVNYELSTYFTNYSPIQNSSFTENCHQNSQNLNQSSYQNYQNIYQSRGSLSNSSASFSSNSLSSRSSASFEHRVSRERMNSVGDVLVVDKDEGIIVSDYFGFNNVKGLMFEVVKDRYEEMCDVLSMQYAGSKALRKYEGHISAINISRELFTNVRRRYRNYFEDTRIQELTNAFLCADPLSYYSQVCPNIEQYDLDDIIHFKPINMQFNIVDSFVLAFIVFNKRISKFSQLQQESPVEVPDVLDEDLNYLIYTRFFDLISKHTFEITREFDSIDDNTDYVCDYSPDGTLMSERTNVLKKVMFNYLTLEYQLQEGYTFLSKYKPTSKIIDLDNSSALDYSSDMLVRPFISPIIQEYQDQQQADQDEQAQDLNLQDNSSDFINFLSPLAVYDPSQWSLTLKSNINSLNSFINVSI from the coding sequence ATGACCAAGTACTCAGTTATCAAATATTGTTCTCTATATGAGTCTGACTCAAGAGTGACGTTCTGTGAACCTTCAGGAAGAACTGTTGTCATTGAGAAGAATAATTTGGGGGTGTCAGTTTTTGATTACTCTACCAATGACACCGAGTCAAAGTTCCAGTTCAACTGTTACGGCATTTTGGGCTCCTTAACCTTCATGAACCTTAAGTACCTGATAGTTGTTACTAAGGCTACAAAGTGCGGAAGGTTATTTTTGGACCACGATgtttacacaattaactCAAAGAAGCTGATTCCGCTCTTTTACCCAGTAAACCTGAGCTCGAGGGAACGTGAGTTTCTTAGACTTTTCAACGATTTTGACATTTCCAGCAACTTCTACTTCAGTTACACCTACAACCTCGCAAACACACTTCAGCTGAATCTTAGCTATAAATCCTTGTCATCAGATAAAACAACGTTAATCCCGGGTGAAAACGACTGGATGGCTTTTGACCCAGTGCTTGTGGACCAGAAATATTGCTACAATTTTAACCACAAAATGGATCTTTGCAGTGTGGATGAACGCTGTTTTGGCCTATCTCTCCACGTTATTCATGGATATTTCTCAGAGTCTGTCCTTAACCTTAGTGGTCGCAATATAACATACACCCTAATATCAAGGAGATCAAGATTTTACTCAGGAACTAGGTACAGAAAACGTGGAATTACAGGAAGCGGTCAAGTGGCAAATGATGTTGAAACTGAACAAATACTCCATGACTGGTCAATGTCTCGTTCAATATCATCTTTTGTACTCGTTAGGGGGTCAATTCCAATATTCTGGTCCCAAGACCCTAGTGAATCGTTCCTAAAGAAGCCACCAATCATATACTCCCAAAACGATCCTACAAATTCCAGTGTTCGAAGTCATTTTATGGAACTTTTGAGCTCGTACGGAGGCCCTCTTGTGGTTCTGGATCTTTTATCAGATAACCCATCAACTGAGGAGGGCCAGTTATCAGAGCGTTACAGACGCATAATTGAGGAATTGAATACTGAACTGCCCAGTTTTCTTAAGATTATGTACTACTCAAAGAACATTAAATCTTTGCTTGAAAAGGGTGTGGCTAAGCAGATGGTAAAGGACGTTGTCGACACAGTCATGAATACTCTAAAGTTGACTTACTTACCCGCATTCAACTCAAACACCATAAGTTGTACTAACGTTGTAAATCCACAGAATCACTCAACTGACATGATAATACAAAAGGGCGTGATTAGAATTAGTTGCCTGGACTGTTTGGATAGGACAAGTGCATTTTCTAAACACTTATCGCTCAGAATGCTAAAGTACCAACTTGAACTTATTGGGATCAGAGTCAACTATGAACTGTCAACTTACTTCACCAATTACTCTCCAATACAAAACAGTTCCTTCACCGAAAACTGCCATCAAAATTCTCAAAACCTTAATCAAAGTagttatcaaaattatcagAATATTTACCAGAGTAGGGGCAGTTTATCAAATTCAAGTGCTTCATTTTCCTCAAATAGTTTATCTTCAAGAAGTAGCGCAAGTTTTGAACACAGGGTTAGCAGAGAACGAATGAACTCGGTGGGTGACGTTCTAGTCGTGGATAAAGATGAGGGGATAATAGTCAGTGACTACTTTGGATTCAATAATGTTAAGGGATTGATGTTTGAGGTTGTTAAGGACCGCTACGAGGAGATGTGTGACGTTTTATCAATGCAGTATGCTGGAAGTAAGGCTCTGAGGAAGTATGAAGGCCACATCAGTGCAATCAACATCTCCAGAGAACTGTTTACAAACGTTAGGAGAAGGTATAGGAATTACTTTGAGGACACTAGGATTCAGGAACTAACCAACGCATTTCTGTGTGCGGATCCTCTTTCATATTACTCGCAAGTTTGCCCCAACATTGAACAGTATGATCTGGACGACATTATCCACTTTAAGCCCATAAATATGCAGTTTAACATCGTAGACTCTTTTGTGCTGGCGTTTATAGTCTTCAATAAACGGATTTCCAAGTTTTCCCAACTTCAGCAGGAAAGTCCGGTTGAAGTTCCTGATGTGCTTGACGAGGATCTTAACTACCTAATATACACTAGGTTTTTCGATTTGATTTCCAAACACACTTTTGAAATCACTAGGGAATTTGACTCCATCGATGATAACACTGATTATGTTTGTGATTATTCACCTGATGGCACTTTAATGTCGGAAAGAACTAATGTGCTGAAGAAGGTTATGTTCAATTATCTCACTTTGGAGTATCAGTTACAGGAAGGGTACACTTTCCTTTCCAAGTATAAACCCACTAGTAAAATCATTGACCTTGATAACTCCTCAGCGCTAGATTACAGCTCAGACATGCTAGTCAGGCCTTTTATTTCACCAATTATTCAAGAGTACCAAGATCAACAACAGGCTGATCAGGACGAACAGGCTCaagatttaaatttgcAGGACAACTCTTCTGATTTCATCAACTTTTTGTCTCCTTTAGCCGTTTACGACCCCAGTCAGTGGTCCTTGACCCTGAAATCCAACATCAACTCTCTAAACAGTTTCATCAATGTatcaatttaa
- a CDS encoding RNAse P Rpr2/Rpp21/SNM1 subunit domain protein, producing the protein MSSELDFNNLDSIFTFKSKKYNKPAEKNKFGQRICFLLKSAQLFSTTNPNLSRFYIKELVEICEKHLIRLNPKVKRKFCKGCYTYFVQGLNLHTKNPADSVINVDTNTSKSVKSNLSFSTCLICTRTRAHPPQT; encoded by the coding sequence ATGTCATCTGAGCTTGATTTCAATAATCTCGACTCGATTTTCACGtttaaatcaaaaaaatataacaaaCCAGCTGAAAAGAACAAGTTTGGTCAAAGAATTTGCTTTCTCTTGAAATCCGCACAGTTATTCTCCACAACAAACCCTAATCTAAGCCGTTTTTACATCAAAGAACTCGTTGAAATTTGCGAAAAACACTTGATAAGGTTAAATCCTAAGGTTAAGAGGAAATTCTGCAAAGGTTGTTACACATATTTCGTCCaaggtttaaatttacatactAAGAACCCTGCTGATTCTGTTATTAACGTTGATACTAATACATCTAAAAGTGTTAAGagtaatttatcattttcaacatGCCTAATATGTACTAGAACTAGAGCTCACCCTCCTCAAACTTGA
- a CDS encoding Protein similar to CwfJ C-terminus 1 family protein: protein MSEEGGSEKESHKNGFVVKITNIPGQIDESSLKSVMGHFGKVEMCKLIFGEMISDPATAWVQYKSESEVEKALKADGKLECGGCKLKITRWEGAIPSERTEQKRKLTESSTCQDSCWFCLANDECETHMISYVSKHCYVAVAKGSLSDMHSLVVPIYHYPNLGSAPLDVQMDIKKVIDRLFDIALSKGNGAIAFERFVPLTMKVAMHTQVQVLEVPSHRALQCFNFVDKSQIFSDATRIPFESEDVGFHGITSRVNNKTQYLYLQAVGKSDDSGEVSFAKCLWVFDRPNYRKIPTHFGREIALSVLSHRDLEKIKSLNKYVSETNMKPGIAAIDWHNCVATKEEETESCKNISKMILGVE from the exons atgagTGAGGAAGGAGGTTCTGAGAAGGAATCTCACAAAaatg GATTCGTTGTTAAAATTACGAATATACCTGGCCAAATCGATGAATCTTCACTTAAAAGTGTAATGGGCCATTTCGGAAAGGtggaaatgtgtaaactaatCTTCGGAGAGATGATTAGCGATCCAGCAACAGC TTGGGTACAATATAAGAGTGAATCTGAAGTGGAAAAGGCTTTAAAAGCTGATGGTAAACTAGAATGTGGAGGATgtaagttaaaaataacaagaTGGGAAGGTGCAATTCCATCAGAAAGAACTGAACAAAAGAGAAAATTAACAGAATCATCAACTTGTCAGGATTCTTGCTGGTTTTGCCTAGCTAATGACGAATGTGAAACACACATGATTTCATACGTTTCAAAACAT TGTTATGTCGCTGTGGCTAAGGGATCTTTATCGGATATGCATAGTTTGGTTGTGCCTATATATCATTACCCGAATCTGGGATCAGCTCCGCTGGATGTACAAATGGATATTAAGAAGGTTATAGACAGATTATTTGACATTGCATTATCAAAAGGAAATGGAGCAATAGCATTTGAAAGGTTTGTGCCATTGACGATGAAAGTAGCAATGCATACACAAGTACAAGTATTGGAAGTTCCTTCACATAGAGCACTTCAATGTTTCAATTTTGTGGATAAGTCACAGATATTTTCTGATGCTACAAGAATACCATTTGAGTCTGAAGATGTTGGATTTCACGGAATTACATCAAGAGTAAACAATAAAacacaatatttatatcTGCAAGCAGTTGGCAAGTCAGATGATTCTGGTGAGGTATCATTTGCAAAATGTCTCTGGGTATTTGACAGGCCAAACTACCGTAAAATACCAACTCACTTTGGAAGAGAAATCGCACTATCGGTTTTATCCCATAGAGAtcttgaaaaaattaaaagcttgaataaatatgttagTGAAACTAATATGAAGCCTGGAATCGCAGCCATCGATTGGCATAACTGTGTAGCTACAAAAGAGGAAGAAACAGAATCCTGTAAAAACATATCAAAAATGATACTAGGAGTTGAATAA
- a CDS encoding putative integral membrane protein, with product MYGIRLIWGIILLFWSIIPVLSAPGSPKRGIMSKNQIMKMLDESVRRIIDPPMEEESDKKALTKYIFLTKSLSVCMSRGKITKGELVSCINSSFTDLEIVPPPQLIHCVGDYLICTGKTFIKRMKKGPEDEHFLSCMGECLPNLVLCIVRSEPQPERYEEF from the exons atgtaTGGAATCCGGTTAATTTGGGGGATAATTCTCCTATTTTGGAGTATTATACCCGTATTAAGTGCCCCTGGATCCCCTAAAAGAGGAATAATGAGCAAAAACCAAATAATGAAGATGTTAGATGAGTCTGTTAGGAGAATAATTGATCCACCCATGGAAGAAGAATCTGATAAGAAAGCATTAACGAAGTACATTTTTCTAACAAAATCGCTCTCAGTATGCATGAGTAGAGGTAAAATTACCAAAGGTGAACTGGTTTCTTGTATCAACTCAAGTTTTACTGACCTTGAAATTGTGCCTCCGCCACAACTAATTCACTGCGTGGGCGATTATCTCATTTGTACCGGTAAAACTTTCATTAAAAGGATGAAAAAAGGCCCAGAAGATGAACACTTTTTATCC TGTATGGGAGAATGTTTGCCGAATCTGgtattatgtatagtaaGATCGGAGCCTCAGCCTGAAAGATATGAAGAATTCTAA